DNA from Planctomycetota bacterium:
GGAGCGTCTGGACCGCGGTGCCGCTGGTGATGGGATTGTCCGTCGTCATCGGCTTGTTTCACGGCCTGCTCGTCACGCGCATGCGGCTCCAACCGTTCATCGTCACCCTCTGCGGCCTGCTCATCTACCGCGGCATCGCCCGCGGGATGACCAGCGATCAGTCGCAGGGATTCGCCCTGGGTTTCAAGGGACTCCGCTCCATCGCCACCGGCCATCTGCCGATCTTCGGCACCGGCGCCGGCGTTTTCGAGCTGCCCGCCACCACGTTCACGCTCATCATCGTCGCCATCATCGCGGCGATCTTCCTCAACAAGACGATCTACGGCCGATACCTGCTGGCGCTGGGCCGCAACGAACAGGCGGCGCGCTACTCGGGCATTCCCACCGAACGCATGATCCTGCTGGCGTATGTCATCTGCTCGACGCTGGCGGGGCTGGGCGGAATGCTGTTCGTGCTGGACATCAACGCGGCGCAGCCCAGCGACTTCGGCAACTTCTATGAACTGTACGCCATCGCCGCCGCCGTGCTCGGCGGATGCTCCCTGCGCGGCGGGGAGGGGTCGATCCTCGGCGTCCTCATCGGGTCGGCCGTCATGGTCGTCCTCTCGAACATGATCAACCTTGTGCACCCCAACTATCAGAACGTCGAGTTCGCCATCATCGGCTTCGTGATTCTGGCGGGCGTGATCGTCGATGAGGTGGTCAAGCGTTTCGCGGCCCGTCGCCGAGCGGTGCGGCAGGCGCAGGCGGCGGAGCGCGGCGAAGGGTGATCGACGATGCTCAGGCCCCATCGCACGGCGATGCCGCTATGATGAGCTCTGACCCGACGAGGAAGCAGCCATGTCACGCATGTCCAAGCGGATGATTCAGTTGCTGGCGATCGCACTGCTGGCCGGCCTCGCGCCGGCGGGCGAGCCGGTCAAGCTGTTCAACGGACATGACACAAGCGGGTGGAAGACCAAGCCGCACCGCAAGAACGCGTCGCACTGGGTCGTCGGCTCCGCGAGCATCGACACGAAGGACCCGCGCGAGCTGGCGGTGGACCCCAAGGGGAATGAACTCATCAACGCCCCCGGCTACGGGCAGGACCTTTACACCGAACAGTCCTTCGGCGACTGCACGGTCGAGCTCGACGTCATGGTCCCCCGCGGGTCCAACTCGGGCATCTACCTGATGGGCGAATACGAAGTGCAGGTCCTCGACAGCTTCGATCAGCAGGACCACCCGGGCGTCGGCGACATGGGCGCGATCTACGGCATCCGTCCGCCGACGCATCCCAAGTACAAACAGCCCGGCGAATGGAACCACTTCGTCATCGAATTCAAAGCCCCCCGCTTCGACGCCGCCGGCAACAAGACGAGCAACGCCCTCTTCCTCCGCGTCACGCTCAACGGTCAGACCATCCACGAAAACGTCGAAGCCCCCGGTCCGACCACCAGCGCCCTGACCGGCAAGGAATCGCCCGCCGGCCCGCTCATGCTCCAGGGCGACCACGGCGCCGTCTCCTTCCGCAACATCATCATCACCCCCCGCTGACGGATCACGGTGCGGAACGCTTGTGTCGATAGACCCAAACGCGATCCGAGGAGCGGCTGTGTACGACGAAGGCATCGAGCCGGGGATCGAAGTAGCCCATGTGCCCGCCGTATTGACCCGCCGGAATCGCCGGGCCGTTCGGCTCGATCAGCTCCCATTGGAGCGTCGCGGCGTCGAGGGCTGCGAGCTTTAATTCTTTGCCTTGCCCATCCGGCGCGAACGCCAGCAGAAACACATCGCCGACCGGGTCGTAGGCGAAGATCGAGTGCGCATCGTGGCCGAAGATGCGCTCGTCCGTGCTGACTTTCGACCATGCGTCGGCGGCGAAGTCGTACATGAACGTGTCATGCTCAATAACCGCGACAAGCCGGCGGCGCTTGGGGTCGTAGGCCATCTGCTGCTCCGACCGCGGGGCGAGGTGGTCGGCGAACGCCAGGTCCTCGATCGAGCGCCCGCCGTTGGGATGCATCTGCGTCCAGCGATTCGTCGTCATGTCCAAAAGCCACATCGCATGATCGTGCGGGCTGACGTTCTGAGCGGCGACGTACCAGACGCAGCGCTGTTGATCCGGCAGATAAGTCAGCGATCCGCCCATGCCGCGCAGGTCCGGCCGGGGCTCGTCGGCCGCCGCCATCCGTTGATGAAGCCATCGGCGCTGAACCGGATCGAAGGACCAGAGCGGCGTGTAGCGCGGATCGAGCTGCGCCTGCACATGGTCGATGGTTTGATGCGTGAAATACGCCTGCGTGGCGGGCTGCGCCGCCGGGTCCGCGCCCATGGCCCAGACCATCCGCTTGGCGATCGGGTCGTAGCAGAAGCCGTCCCATGTATGAATCGGCATGATCGGCCCGCCGCGGCGCGTGGCGAGTTGGCCGTCGCTGAGCGTGACATTCTCGCTCCACCATTTCCGATACGCTTCGATCTCGCCGCGCTGCTTGTCGGTCAGCGGCTCGTCGGGATTGCGAACAAGATTGCGCGAAGTCAGAAAGTAAGCCGCCTTGTGGTCGCCCGCGTTGCCGCCGTCGGGTTCGTAAAGCAGCCGCCATGTATTGGCGCCGAGGTGGTATTCCCAGACGTCGTTCATGCGATGTGGAACCTGATGATTCCCGCCGGCGTAGAGGGCGGTGCGGCGCTCGGGGGCGTAGACCATCTTGTTGCAGTAATCGCGCTGGCCCGGGCCGCGTTTGTCCATGTAGTGATCGACGAAAACCTTGTAGTCGGGCGTCTGCTCGAAGCCCGGGGGCAGGACGACGGTGACGGGATCGAGCAAAGCGGAGCTGTGGTCGCCCAGCGCCTGGAGCGTCGCCATCACCGCCGGGTCGTCCGCCGGCGGCGCCTCGTCCGCCCGCCCGGCGCCCGCAAACATCAGGAACGCGACATGGCACACGATCACCGCCCCGCTCCATCGGACGGAGCGGGACTGCCGATTGATTGGGATGGAGTAGTGGGTCATAACACCCCCGGCAGGACTCGAACCTGCGACCTGCCGCTTAGAAGGCGGCTGCTCTATCCAGCTGAGCTACGGGGGCAGCGGGACTTGGAATGTGGTCCATCATACGATCGTCGATGCGATGCGGACAGCTTGGATGAAGAAGCACGCCGCGAGCGGGCTCGTTAAACGGGGGGAACGGCAAACGCTTGACAAACCGGCCCCAGCGTCCAATGATACCCCTCGCTGACTGACGGCCAGGTAGCTCAGTTGGTAGAGCACCGCACTGAAAATGCGGGTGTCGGCGGTTCAAGTCCGCCCCTGGCCATTGCAAACCGCGGCCCGCGCCGCGGTTTTATCATTGGGGCCAGATCAGGCGCACCGTGAAACCCGCCGGGAGCTGTTCGTCGGCGTTGTCGATGGTGAACACGCAGCGGAACGTCTGGCTCGCCGAGTCGATGACGGGTTCGACGGTCTTGAGCTTGCCGGTGAGCGTCTTGCCCACCGGCGCTTCGGCCAGCAGCTTGTACGCCCGGCCGCGCTCGAGCTTGCCGAAGATCTCCACCGGCAAAAACATCTGCGCCTCCAGCGAGGACAAATCCACCATCGTCAGCACGGTGTCGCGATTGGTCACCGACGCCCCCGCTTCGACGTGCTTGCGGATGACCAGCGCATCGAACGGCGCGGTCAAGGCGTAGCGCGAGAGCCGGGTCTGTTCGAGCTTGACGTTCTCCTCGGCGAGCCGCTTCTGCATCGTCGCCGCGTCGAGGGCCGCCTGCGTCGCATCGACCTGAAGCTGCGAGCGGCGGACTTCCCATTCCTGGGCCGACCCGCTTTTGGCAAGGTCCTTCATCCGGTCAAGCTGGATGTTGTTCTCGGCGAGCAAAAGGGTCTGGCGGCGGATTTCCGAATCGTCCTCGGAGCGGAGGCGGGCGCCGAGGACGACGACTTTCTGGATGGCGTCGTCCATGCGGGCGACGGGCTGGCCGGCCTTGACGTGGTCGCCTTCCTCGACGGTGATTTCCGAAAGGATGCCGTCCATGGGGGCGTTGAGGGACACCTGCTTGGCGGGCATGACCAGCCCCCGGAGCCGCTCATCGTCGGGCCGGAGGGTCGTTTCGCGCTTATCGGTCGCACTCTGGGCGTACAAGGCGCCGACCCAGCCGACCGATACCACTAAGAGAATCGCCAGGCCGGTCCGTGTCTGGGAAGCGGAGGCCGGTACAATGTTTGACATGGGCATCCGAAGCGCTCCTAATGGGGAGTTTGCGGTCCATCTGCGAGTATAGTCTTTCATGAGCCAGGCGGTGAATCAAATCCAACGGCTGGTGCAGGCGGCCCTGCACGAGTTTGAGACGCTGGCCGCCAGCGAGGAACAGCCGTCCAAAGTGCTCGGCGGGATGCTGGCGGCGATGTGCCGCGCGACGAGCGCCGAAGGCGCCGTCGCATGGATGCACGACAAGCGGCACGACGCCTACATGCCCACCGCCCGCGCGGGTCAGGGTTCGGCTCTGGCGTTCGCGCAGGACGGCGGGCTGCTCGATCCGGTCATCGCGGCGGTGACGGAGGCGGCCCGGCAGAACAAGCCGATCATCGCCGCCCCCGACCAGCGCGAATTCGCCGGAACGGAGCTGGCGCCGACGACGCAGTTCTATGTGCCGATGGATGCGGCCGGTCGCGTCATGGGCATCGTGCAGATCATCTACACCGCCGAGGTCGATCCCAAAAGCTATCGCCAGTACGTCGCCTTCACTCAGCAGGGCGCTCGCGCCGCGGGCATGTACCTGGGCCGGCGGCAGACGCAGGTCCTCGCCGAGGAATCCGCCTCGCAGGCCGCCATGCTCGCCGTCGTGCAGCAGATGGTCTGCCTCGACAAGCCGCACGATCAGGTGCATGAACTGGCCAACGCCGCGCGGCCGGTGCTTGAATCGCAGCGCGTCGCCGTCGTCGGATACTGGTGCAACAAAAGCGAAGTGGCGTTCAGCGATGTGATCGAGCTCAACCGAAAGGCCGTGCTCGTCCGCGCCGCGGAGATGCTCGCCGACACCGCCCGGCACCGGCAGGTCCCGATGACCTTCCGCAAGGGCGAACAGCTCGATGATGACGATCAGTCACTGGCTCCGCTGCTCGATGACCTCTTCGGGCTTGGGGCGGCGGAGGCGGTGTGTCTGACGCTGATTCGTTGCGAGGATCGCATCGTGGGCGTGATGCTCGCCGAGTACGCGACCGCCGACGAAGCCGCGCGTCACGGGTCCACGCAGCAGTCGCTCTGCCAGCACGCCGGGGCGATCCTCGATCGGTCGATCACCACGTACTACCGCCCGCTCCGCCGCGTCGGCACATTGCTCGCCAAAATCCGCGACAAACCCGTCAGTTCCGCCATGATCGCCGCGGGCATCGTCGCCGGCGTCGCGCTGGTCATCTACCTGACCGTCTTCATGCAGGTCGCGCTTTATGTCCGCGCCGACGCGCGGCTCGAACCGGCGCACCTCATGGTCCTCTCCGCCCCGCAGGAAGGTCAGGTCAAAAACGTCCTTGTCAAAACCGGTCAGCCCGTCCACGCCGGCGATGTGCTCGTCGAACTGGACGCTACGGAGGTGAACCTGAAGCTGACGGAGGTGACGAAGGCCATCGACGCCGAGCGCGTCAAGCTTCAGACCGCCCGCGCGAAAAACGATGTGCCCGAAGTGCTCAGCTCCGGCCTGAAGATCGAGCAGCTCCTGATCCGCCAGAAGTCCCTGACACGCGAAAAGGACCTCACGCAGGTCCGCTCGCTCATCGACGGCGTCGTCCTGACCGAACGCCCGCATCAGATCGAAGGCATGAGCGTGGCGACGGGCGATGCGCTTCTGCACGTGGCGGACCTGAGCCATTTCGATCTGGTGATGGAAGTGCATGAGGAGGACCTGGCGCTGATCGAAGAGCGCCTGCGCGACGGCACGCCGGTCGAGGCGTCGTTCCTGTCGCGCCCCTGGCCCGACCTGATTCAGCACGCGACGATCAAAGACCTCTCCGCGCTCGCGCCGACGAGCGGACCCGACGAGCGGGGCAAACAGCACATCTTCAAAGTCATCGTGCCGATGGAGCTAAAGGGCATGAGCCCGCAGCTTGTCCTGGCGAATCCGACGGGGCGCGCGAAGCTGGATGTGGGCACGTCGAATCTGATGTACCGTTACGGGCGACGCGTGTGGCGCTTCCTTGAAATGACGCTGTTTTTCTAAGGGAGCGAGCGATGGCCAACAAGCGCGTCCGGCGCTCCGATCTTGAAGCGGCGCATTTTCAGCGGGACGAGTCGCCCTCGCAGATGGAGATGATCCGATCGCAGCCCCTGCCGGCGGCTCGCGCGGATCTTCAGATCAGCCCGCAGCTTTATCTGGGCAAGACCGTGTATGTCGTCAAGGACCCGGTCGGGCTCAACTATTTCCGCCTTCAACCGGCTGAGCATTACGTGCTCAAGCATCTGGACGGCAAGACCAGCGCGAAGGAATTGAGCGAGCAGGTCGCGCGCCGCTTCCCCGACACGCCCGCCGAGCCGGACGATGTGCTGAGCTTCTACAAGATGCTTCAAAGCACGGGGCTTCTGCTGGGCGAAGGGCTCACGCACGGCGCCCAGATTCGCGAGACGCGCAACAAGCTGCGCCGAAGCCGCATGTGGGCCACGATCAGCAACTTCCTGTTCATCAAGCTGCCGGTGATGGACCCGGACCGGATGCTCGATTGGATTTACGCGCATGTGTCGTGGCTGATGAACAAGTGGACGTGCTGTCTCGCCGGCGCGTTCATGACGATCAGCGCCATCGCCGCGGTGCTTCAGATCGAGCACGTCGGCGTGGCGTCGATGCCGCTCTTGAGTTGGCAGAATCTATTGATCATGAGCGGCGTGTTCTTCACCGTGAAGATCATTCACGAGTTCGGGCACGGGCTCGCCGCCAAGCATCGCGGGCTGGAGGTGCACGAGCTTGGCGCGCTGTTCATGGTGTTCATCCCGATGTTCTACATCGACGTGTCGGACGCATGGATGGTGCCCCGCCGGCGGGATCGGCTCTGGATCAACGCGGGGGGCGTGTTCATCGAGTTCATCTTCGCGTCGATCGCCGTCTGGGTCTGGCTCGCCACCGATTCGGGCATCGCCAACATCATCGCGCTGGACATCATGATCAGCGCCTCGGTCACGACGCTCGTCTTCAACGCCAATCCGCTGCTCCGCTACGACGGGTACTACTTCATGATGGACTGGCTTGAGATTCCCAATCTCAAGACGAAGGCGACGCAGTTCGTGAGCTATCTGGCGAAGCGGTACCTGCTGAAGATGGAGAACGAGACGCCCCCGCCGGAGGCCGCCGCCAAGCCGATCTTCATGCCGATCTACGCGGCGCTTTCCGGCGCGTACCGCGTGATGATCACGTTCGGCATCATCGTGCTGGTGTATCACATTCTCGACCCGTACGGGCTCGAAGCGATCGGCTCCGTACTGGGACTCATCGCGGTCGCGCTGATGGTCATTCTCCCGGCGGTGCAGGGCGTGCGCTTCCTCTGGACGCATCAGGCCAAGACGTGGCGGCGGCTGGGGCTGAGTCTGGCGATCGCGGGCGTCGTCGCGCTCCTGTTCGCCGGGATCGCGATGATCCCGATGGAGGAGACGGTCGAGCACGCCACGGTCGCCCTCGCCGCCGAACGCCAGCCGGTCTACGCCCCGCAGCCCGGGCGCGTCGTCGAGCTGTTCGTCCGGGCGGACATGCAGCTTAAAGCGGGCGACCCGATTGTTCGCCTCGAAGACGAGGGGCTGGCGGAGCAGGTCGATTCGCTGGAGCTGGACCGCAAGCTGGCGCAGCTTGAGATGGAGATCGCGCGGCAGACGAATCATGTCGAGGACATCACCGCCATCGCCGCCCGACTTGACGTCATCGACGAACATCTGGCCGATGTGAAAAAGAAGATCGACGACCTGACCGTCCGCGCCCCGATCGACGGGCGGCTCTACACGCTTACGCGCATGGAGGGCCTGCTCGGCTCGTACCTCAAACGCGGCGTGCAGATCGGCACCGTCATCGGCCAGGGCCCGCGCGAACTCGTCGTCGTCCTCCCGCAGGTCGATGCGTCCCTCGTCCGCTCCGGTCAGCCGGCACGGGTCCGCATGTGGGCCACCGCGGCGCATACCTATCACGGCGTCGTCCAACGACTCGGCGGACAGTTCATCCGCGAGATGCCCCACGAAGCACTCTCCAGCGCCACCGGCGGCGAAGTGGACACCGTGCAGGTCGATCGCTATAAAACCAGACCCGCGGACCCGTCGGTCCTGGCGAAGATCGCCCTCGACGCCCCCCCCGACGCCCCGCTCAACGACGGCATGATCGGACGAAGCAAAATCGTCATCGGACAGACCACCCTCGGCGCCATGGAATGGCGCAACGTCAAAAAGGCCCTGAGTCTGGACTGGTGGCTATAAGAAACGCGATTCGCAGTCAGAAGGCACACACTTACCGCAACCCCGTGAAAGGCGATTGAACATGGCCAAGGACACCCCCGAGACGCACGAGACCGTCACCAGCCCCGAAAACCAACAGGTGCAGATCCGCGTCGACGACGCCGGCGCCACCACGCACTACTCCTCCCTCGCGCACGTCACCAGCAGCGCCGAGGAAATCATCGTCAGCTTCTCGCAGGGCCTCCGCCCCTCCGGCCAGCAGAACGTGGGCCTGATGAAGATCGACGAACGCGTCATCATGAGCCCCTGGGCCGCCAAACGCCTCGCCCTCGCGCTGAGCCAGACCGTCCAGCGCTATGAACAGACCTACGGCGCCATCGAAGTCGACCCCCGCAAGCGCATGACCCTCGGCGCCGCCGGCTCGACCAGCACCGCCCGCTGATCAAACTCCGATTCCGGAACGCGCATGACCACCGTACGCTCCGCATTGCTGCTCATGGCGATCGCGTTGACGTGGTGGTTTTGTCATGCCGACACGTGGCTCGTCTGGCTGATCTTCACGGCCCCGTGCATTCGGCTGGCGGTGACGCGGACGGGGCGGTCGTTGGGCGTGTTCCTGGTCACGCTCGCCTTCGGGTCGGCGCTGGCGGTCAGTGCGCATATCGGAACGGTGCACATGCTCGGCGGATTCATTCGGCCGCTCGAACTGCTATGGTCCGCGTGGTTCTACACCGGCTGTTTCACCACGCTCGAAGGCCTCGATTGGGCGCTGACGAAGTTGCTGACGCGCGTGCGGCCGGCGGGGCTGCGCAGCGGGGTGCGACTGGCGATCATCGTCATGCTCGTGCTGCCGCTGGCGGTGAGCATCATCGAAACCGTGCATCCCAAAACCGGCTACACGCTGCCGGACTACGCGGCGGACCTGCACCCGACCGAGTTCGTCACGCCGTCGACGAATCATGTCCGCATACACGGCTACTACTTCGACCGCGGGCATGACACGACGATCATCATCGCGCATGGACTGGGCGCGCATGCGGAGAACTTCATGCCCTTCGCCACCGCCCTGCTGCCCGACGAGCCGATCAACAGCATGATCATCGACCTGCGGGCGCACGGCTACAGCGGCGGGCACACCGCCAGTTTCGGATACCACGAAACCGACGATGTGCTGGCGGCGTTGAACTGGCTGCGCCAGACGCATCCGCAGGCGGCGAAACGCATCATTTTCTACGGGTTTTCGATGGGCGCAGCGGCGGCGGTCCGCGCGGCGGAGCGGACGCCGGAGTGCATCGGCGTGATCCTCGATTCGGGATATGCGCGGCTGACGGAGATGGCGTGGATCATCGCCGGGGAGATTCCGCGGCCGTTCAACTACTACTGCTTCTACACCGCGGTGCCGACGGCTTCGGCGTTGTGTCAGGCGCCGTTGTGGACGCTCGCGCCGGTGGACACGGTGGCGAAGCTGCATGTGCCGGTGCATGTGGCGCACGGAGCGGCGGACACACTGATTCCCGTGAGTCAGGGACGCGAACTTCTCAAAGCACCGAACGTCACGGGAAGCATCGTGCCGGGCGGGACGCATACGAATCTTTCGTCCGCCGACCCGGCGTACTTCGTCAAACTCGGGCGTTTCGTCGAATTGCTGATGAGGCCCGCTTCGAGCGACGCCCCGTCAACCCCGCCGCAAGGACCGACCATCCAAGCGCGCTGACCGGTTCGGGCACCGAAGTGGTCATCCCGCCCGATGCTTCGTTGACGAACCCGGGATTCAAACCCGTGCCCTCGGCGAATGCATCGGCCGCATTAAGAATCGCAAACTGATCGGTGTAGTTGGAGCCGTCGATCATGCGCACAAGGGCCTGCCCCGTGGTGATGGTCATCGGCGTCTCGCCGGCGAATGCGCGCGGCGTGATCTGCGGCGTGCCTTTGGTCACATAGGTCACGGCATCAAGCACGCCCGTCACCGCGAGGACGACGGCGCCGGCGTTCCCCGCGACAAGTCCGGTGCTGTGATCATAAATGACCAGCGCGCGGGCCGCGCTGAAGGTCGCCGACAGGAACAGCGAACCCGACAATGGGCTAAAGCGCACATCCGACGGCGGCGACGCGACGGGCCAGGTCCCTTCATGCACGATGTACGTATCGGCGCCGGCGCGGGCGGTGAGCGTCGTGACGGACATGACGAGCCAGTTGCCGTTGGTGCTGGCGTTGAGGACGACGAAGTCGAACTTCGATCCCGCCGGCGCGAGCGGCGCGAAGATTTCCACGTACGCCGGGTACGTTCCGCCGGGCCCCGCATCGGCGCGGGTGAGCACTTCACTGACGCGCGCGACATATGCGGCCCGACCGACCGCCGGCCCAGCCAACAGCATCATCAAAATGACCCAGCCCGTTTTGTCTGACATGGCCGCTTTTTTTCTTGACGGGCATGATACAGAAGTGCCAGCATGCTGTCACCCCTCTTTTTCAGAACAAGTTGTCAGCCGCGGGCTTGTTGGCGCGACGAATCAGCCAGCGACACGCACGCACCGATTAAACCTTGCAAGCATCATCGAATATATTCTTGTCGCCTCGCGGGCAAGAGACGAAGGGCCGCGAGAAATATCGAGCGATGAGCGGTACCTCGTGATCAACACATCGATCTCATCGCGCCATGCCGATGATTTCGTGATAGTTGTCGCGGAAGAACTGCGTCCAGGCGAGGCGATCGTTGGTCTGCGCATCGGGGTCGCTCTTCCATCGCGCGGGCGAGCCGAGCAGCTCCTCCTGCGTGAACGGCAGGCGGTCGAAAAGCGTGATCATCGAATCGCGCCGCGCGGCATCCTTCTCCCTGCAGATCGCCATCCACGCCGTGCGCAGATCCTCATGCACATCCATCGCCATCGCGTGCAGCACCGTCGGCAGCACCATGAAATAGCTGGGCGTGCCCTCGGGTTTGGGTTTGGCGATCAGATACGGATTGACCTTGTCGGTCATCGACGCCATCTCGTCGGGCGTGTACATGTCGCGGCGGACGGGCGGACGGCGCAGCTCAAACTGCTCGGGTCCGTCGGGCTCGCCCCTGCGGTAGCACCAGAGGCGCTGGCCCTGCGTACTGAGCAGGAAGCGCACGAAATCGACGGCCAGTTCGCGATGCGGCGCCCCGCGCAGCACCGCCACCGGATCGGGCGTCACCACCGTCGCATCCGCCGGGGCGACGTAGCCCATGCGCTCCGCGCCGACGACCTGCGCCTGGTACCGGCCGTAAAAGTCGATGCACATCCCCGCCATCGCTTCGCCCTGGGACACATCGACGGGGACTTTGGACGAGCTGGCGGCGAAGTAGCGCGCATTGGCGCAGACGCGACGCAGCGTGCGCCAGCCGCGCTCCCAACCGTAGCGCTGCAGGATCGCGTCGTACGTCACGCGGATCGACCCCGAGTGCGACGGGTCCGCCAGCGCCACCAGCCGGAAGTATCGAAAGTCGTTCAGATCCGACCACGTCTGCGGCTCCGCAAGCCCCGCGTTCTTCAACAGGTCATTGTTGTACGCGATGCCGAAGCTCGAGAGCACCACGCCCCACCACATGCGGTCCTTGTCATAGAGCCGCACATCCGCGATCGTCGGATCGGGATACACCTCCGCGAGCATGGCGTCGTCGAAGTCCTCGGGGCTGATCGGCGAAAGCACGGTATGGGGCTTGCCGTCGCGCTTGACGCCGGGCTTGAGTGTGGAGTTGAAGAAGTAGTCGCCCCCGCCGAAGACCAGATCGTAGCCGGCGCCGTCGTCCATGCGATCGTGATCGAGGAGCGCGGCATACTCGGAAAGCAACTGGCGTTCGATGTCGCTTGTCCCGCCGATGGCGCGCCAGTCGATGACGACGCGCTTGCCGGTCTTGGCCTGGTGCCACTTGTCGAAAGCGCGTTCGATTTCGTAGCGGATCTGTTCGTTGTGCGGCGTGATGATGACGAGCTTGAGCGCCTCGGGGTCGACGGCGGCGCTGGTCGGATGAAGCACCAGCGGGACGCCGAGGATCAGCGCCAAGAGGCCGAGAATCACCAGCCGCGGGGTCCATTCGCTCATGTTCAATAGCGTATCAGAATCAACAGGAGCACGCCGCAACTTCGTGGCGTGCTCCTGTCGCAAGAAAAGCCGGAACGGGTCGGTGTGCATCAGCCCGCCCCGGCCGTACGCCCGCACATCCGGGTGCGAGCACAACGTTCGGGGCCGATCACTTATGGATCGCCACATTCTGGGCCGTCCCGCTCTGATACGTCACGGTGACCTTGGCGTCGGGCATGAGCACTTCGGCGGCGAGCGCGGGCTTGCCGTCGACGGTGTAGACGGTCTGCTCGTTGGTGCTCAGGCGCAGATCCTTGTCATTGTCGAGGCGAACGA
Protein-coding regions in this window:
- a CDS encoding DUF3467 domain-containing protein, which gives rise to MAKDTPETHETVTSPENQQVQIRVDDAGATTHYSSLAHVTSSAEEIIVSFSQGLRPSGQQNVGLMKIDERVIMSPWAAKRLALALSQTVQRYEQTYGAIEVDPRKRMTLGAAGSTSTAR
- a CDS encoding biotin/lipoyl-binding protein; translation: MSQAVNQIQRLVQAALHEFETLAASEEQPSKVLGGMLAAMCRATSAEGAVAWMHDKRHDAYMPTARAGQGSALAFAQDGGLLDPVIAAVTEAARQNKPIIAAPDQREFAGTELAPTTQFYVPMDAAGRVMGIVQIIYTAEVDPKSYRQYVAFTQQGARAAGMYLGRRQTQVLAEESASQAAMLAVVQQMVCLDKPHDQVHELANAARPVLESQRVAVVGYWCNKSEVAFSDVIELNRKAVLVRAAEMLADTARHRQVPMTFRKGEQLDDDDQSLAPLLDDLFGLGAAEAVCLTLIRCEDRIVGVMLAEYATADEAARHGSTQQSLCQHAGAILDRSITTYYRPLRRVGTLLAKIRDKPVSSAMIAAGIVAGVALVIYLTVFMQVALYVRADARLEPAHLMVLSAPQEGQVKNVLVKTGQPVHAGDVLVELDATEVNLKLTEVTKAIDAERVKLQTARAKNDVPEVLSSGLKIEQLLIRQKSLTREKDLTQVRSLIDGVVLTERPHQIEGMSVATGDALLHVADLSHFDLVMEVHEEDLALIEERLRDGTPVEASFLSRPWPDLIQHATIKDLSALAPTSGPDERGKQHIFKVIVPMELKGMSPQLVLANPTGRAKLDVGTSNLMYRYGRRVWRFLEMTLFF
- a CDS encoding biotin/lipoyl-binding protein, which translates into the protein MANKRVRRSDLEAAHFQRDESPSQMEMIRSQPLPAARADLQISPQLYLGKTVYVVKDPVGLNYFRLQPAEHYVLKHLDGKTSAKELSEQVARRFPDTPAEPDDVLSFYKMLQSTGLLLGEGLTHGAQIRETRNKLRRSRMWATISNFLFIKLPVMDPDRMLDWIYAHVSWLMNKWTCCLAGAFMTISAIAAVLQIEHVGVASMPLLSWQNLLIMSGVFFTVKIIHEFGHGLAAKHRGLEVHELGALFMVFIPMFYIDVSDAWMVPRRRDRLWINAGGVFIEFIFASIAVWVWLATDSGIANIIALDIMISASVTTLVFNANPLLRYDGYYFMMDWLEIPNLKTKATQFVSYLAKRYLLKMENETPPPEAAAKPIFMPIYAALSGAYRVMITFGIIVLVYHILDPYGLEAIGSVLGLIAVALMVILPAVQGVRFLWTHQAKTWRRLGLSLAIAGVVALLFAGIAMIPMEETVEHATVALAAERQPVYAPQPGRVVELFVRADMQLKAGDPIVRLEDEGLAEQVDSLELDRKLAQLEMEIARQTNHVEDITAIAARLDVIDEHLADVKKKIDDLTVRAPIDGRLYTLTRMEGLLGSYLKRGVQIGTVIGQGPRELVVVLPQVDASLVRSGQPARVRMWATAAHTYHGVVQRLGGQFIREMPHEALSSATGGEVDTVQVDRYKTRPADPSVLAKIALDAPPDAPLNDGMIGRSKIVIGQTTLGAMEWRNVKKALSLDWWL
- a CDS encoding efflux RND transporter periplasmic adaptor subunit, with the translated sequence MKDYTRRWTANSPLGALRMPMSNIVPASASQTRTGLAILLVVSVGWVGALYAQSATDKRETTLRPDDERLRGLVMPAKQVSLNAPMDGILSEITVEEGDHVKAGQPVARMDDAIQKVVVLGARLRSEDDSEIRRQTLLLAENNIQLDRMKDLAKSGSAQEWEVRRSQLQVDATQAALDAATMQKRLAEENVKLEQTRLSRYALTAPFDALVIRKHVEAGASVTNRDTVLTMVDLSSLEAQMFLPVEIFGKLERGRAYKLLAEAPVGKTLTGKLKTVEPVIDSASQTFRCVFTIDNADEQLPAGFTVRLIWPQ
- a CDS encoding DUF1080 domain-containing protein, translating into MSKRMIQLLAIALLAGLAPAGEPVKLFNGHDTSGWKTKPHRKNASHWVVGSASIDTKDPRELAVDPKGNELINAPGYGQDLYTEQSFGDCTVELDVMVPRGSNSGIYLMGEYEVQVLDSFDQQDHPGVGDMGAIYGIRPPTHPKYKQPGEWNHFVIEFKAPRFDAAGNKTSNALFLRVTLNGQTIHENVEAPGPTTSALTGKESPAGPLMLQGDHGAVSFRNIIITPR
- a CDS encoding alpha/beta fold hydrolase; the protein is MTTVRSALLLMAIALTWWFCHADTWLVWLIFTAPCIRLAVTRTGRSLGVFLVTLAFGSALAVSAHIGTVHMLGGFIRPLELLWSAWFYTGCFTTLEGLDWALTKLLTRVRPAGLRSGVRLAIIVMLVLPLAVSIIETVHPKTGYTLPDYAADLHPTEFVTPSTNHVRIHGYYFDRGHDTTIIIAHGLGAHAENFMPFATALLPDEPINSMIIDLRAHGYSGGHTASFGYHETDDVLAALNWLRQTHPQAAKRIIFYGFSMGAAAAVRAAERTPECIGVILDSGYARLTEMAWIIAGEIPRPFNYYCFYTAVPTASALCQAPLWTLAPVDTVAKLHVPVHVAHGAADTLIPVSQGRELLKAPNVTGSIVPGGTHTNLSSADPAYFVKLGRFVELLMRPASSDAPSTPPQGPTIQAR
- a CDS encoding ABC transporter permease, with the protein product MMKKLLGILGLLLAICLYTAVCSDRFLLVGNIQNLVHRTALFGILSIGAAFVIITGGIDLSIGSMVCLVGVTLPWLLTQHGWSVWTAVPLVMGLSVVIGLFHGLLVTRMRLQPFIVTLCGLLIYRGIARGMTSDQSQGFALGFKGLRSIATGHLPIFGTGAGVFELPATTFTLIIVAIIAAIFLNKTIYGRYLLALGRNEQAARYSGIPTERMILLAYVICSTLAGLGGMLFVLDINAAQPSDFGNFYELYAIAAAVLGGCSLRGGEGSILGVLIGSAVMVVLSNMINLVHPNYQNVEFAIIGFVILAGVIVDEVVKRFAARRRAVRQAQAAERGEG